A section of the Streptomyces sp. Je 1-369 genome encodes:
- a CDS encoding glutamate--cysteine ligase translates to MGEKVVAGTFDLADRHHYRGKLRECLAGLERMLAEERFDRPKNLMGMEIELNLAGPDGLPRMLNAQVLERIASRDFQTELGMFNLEVNIAPHRLGGRVLDRLAEELRTGLNYAHRKANELAAGIVMIGILPTLNRADLVSANLSDVDRYALLNDRIVAARGEPFALDIQGVERLTCTSTSIAPEAACTSVQLHLQVTPGRFADVWNAAQAIAAAQIVVGANAPFLFGRELWRESRPPLFLQSTDTRPPELQAQGVRPRTWFGERWITRPLELFEENLRYFPALLPLMEEEDPLGVLNAGGVPRLGELVLHNGTVYRWNRPVYGIADGVPHLRVENRVLPAGPTITDVIANAAFYYGLVRALAEEARPVWSRLPFETAARNFDVACRHGIDTTLQWPRRGRLGGITEVAAVHLVRDELLPLAAAGLDAWGVEPADRDLYLGVIDERCRRRVNGASWQATTYHRARDGGMSRQEALAATTKRYSELMHTGEPVHTWPVGLREPAIPLG, encoded by the coding sequence ATGGGGGAGAAGGTCGTGGCGGGCACGTTCGACCTGGCCGACAGGCACCACTACCGAGGCAAGCTCCGAGAGTGTCTCGCGGGGCTGGAGCGGATGCTGGCGGAGGAGCGATTCGACCGGCCCAAGAATCTGATGGGCATGGAGATCGAGCTGAATCTGGCCGGGCCCGACGGACTGCCGAGAATGTTGAATGCGCAGGTACTCGAGCGCATCGCGAGCCGGGATTTCCAGACGGAACTCGGAATGTTCAATCTCGAAGTCAACATCGCCCCGCACCGGCTCGGCGGACGCGTTCTCGACCGGCTCGCGGAGGAACTGCGCACGGGCCTCAACTATGCACACAGGAAAGCGAACGAGCTCGCCGCCGGCATTGTCATGATCGGAATTCTGCCGACCCTGAACCGCGCCGACCTGGTCTCCGCGAACCTCTCCGACGTCGACCGGTACGCCCTGCTGAACGACCGGATCGTGGCGGCACGCGGCGAACCCTTCGCGCTGGACATCCAGGGCGTGGAGCGGCTGACCTGCACCTCGACGTCGATAGCGCCCGAAGCGGCCTGCACCTCCGTCCAGTTGCACCTCCAGGTGACGCCCGGCCGGTTCGCCGACGTGTGGAACGCGGCGCAGGCCATCGCCGCAGCGCAGATCGTCGTCGGCGCCAACGCGCCCTTCCTGTTCGGCCGTGAACTGTGGCGCGAGTCGCGCCCGCCGCTGTTCCTCCAGTCCACCGACACACGGCCGCCCGAACTGCAGGCCCAGGGAGTGCGGCCGCGCACCTGGTTCGGGGAGCGCTGGATCACCAGGCCACTCGAGCTCTTCGAGGAGAACCTGCGGTACTTCCCCGCGCTGCTGCCCCTGATGGAGGAGGAGGACCCGCTGGGCGTCCTGAACGCGGGCGGTGTGCCGCGCCTCGGCGAACTCGTCCTGCACAACGGCACCGTGTACCGCTGGAACCGCCCCGTGTACGGCATCGCCGACGGCGTCCCGCACCTGCGCGTGGAGAACCGCGTCCTGCCCGCGGGCCCCACCATCACCGACGTCATCGCCAACGCCGCCTTCTACTACGGGCTCGTGCGGGCGCTCGCCGAGGAGGCGCGGCCCGTGTGGTCCCGGCTCCCCTTCGAGACCGCCGCCCGCAACTTCGACGTCGCGTGCCGCCACGGCATCGACACCACCTTGCAGTGGCCGCGGCGCGGCAGGCTCGGCGGCATTACCGAGGTGGCGGCCGTCCACCTCGTACGCGACGAACTGCTGCCGCTCGCCGCGGCGGGCCTCGACGCGTGGGGTGTGGAGCCCGCCGACCGCGACCTGTACCTCGGGGTGATCGATGAGCGGTGCCGGCGGCGGGTCAACGGCGCGTCCTGGCAGGCGACGACGTACCACCGGGCCCGGGACGGCGGGATGTCCAGGCAGGAGGCGCTGGCCGCGACCACCAAGCGGTACAGCGAACTGATGCACACGGGGGAGCCGGTGCACACGTGGCCGGTGGGGCTGCGGGAACCGGCGATACCGCTGGGCTGA
- a CDS encoding DUF5999 family protein, translating into MCQHQPPCPTADSADREAALLTASHPEQGWSLLCNGVLLFEDTGELLPDGQIIAPHRPLGTDQIMTAA; encoded by the coding sequence ATGTGCCAGCACCAACCACCGTGCCCGACAGCCGACTCCGCCGACCGGGAAGCCGCGCTCCTCACGGCAAGCCACCCGGAGCAGGGCTGGAGCCTGCTGTGCAACGGCGTCCTGCTCTTCGAGGACACCGGTGAGCTGCTGCCTGACGGCCAGATCATCGCCCCGCACCGACCGCTGGGCACCGATCAGATCATGACGGCCGCCTGA